Genomic window (Pirellulaceae bacterium):
AACACGGTCGGCCTCGAAAAGTGCATACGCTGGTTCGAGGAGTTGACGAAAGCGGTGCCCGACGATCTCCTGCCCGCGATGTCCCTTCTACCGAATTCCTCGTCGTCCTGATCCAGCATCACGACATGACATCGCCAGGAATGCCCTGCGGGTTCTAGAGCCTGAGGTAATCCCTATGAGTAAGATGGCACGCTGAAAGCTGTTTCCAATCCGAAGTTGACGCCAGACGAATTCATAAACAAATTGACTCTTCACGCCATCAACGTGACCGGAAACATGCTCGACTTTTTTTACGATGACGAAAACATGTTTTGGGGTCACAGCGTAATCGTGAACTCGATGGACGGGATCGCATTCACTGATACACATGCCGAAATCTTCGGTTGACCCTGAACTAGCGGCATAACAAACGCATGCACCGGAGTTGCCGACCGGTGACGCTGGTCGTTCGATGACACAAGTCCGAGCCTTACGGATTATGGACGCGGCTACGCCCGAAACATCTCAACAAACACCCACACCGCCGAGCTCACCATTGTCACTCCCGGGTCTTTTTGCTTGGGTGGCGTGATCTGTTGAGATCACGCGACACCATTCTGCACCAGTATGACCTAAACTCATTTCGCTCACATGATATCAGCTGCGACGATTCACTGAGCCTCGACGACGCACGCCAACGCTTTCTCGACATGTTTCACACCAAATCTCAACTATCCGACATTGCGATTGATTCACTTAAATCCAAAACTATCCTTCTCTCTCGCATTCTTGCATTTTCGCAAGTGCGATGGATGAGTCTCCTGCCTCTTGTATTCACGGGCTGGTGGAGCGCAAGTCAAGTTCTTGCTGTCCCGCACGACAATTTGGTTACAACAGTATCCACACTGGCTTTGTCGCTTGTTTGGTTCTTCATCGCATCGTTCTGCGGGCTGTTGATCCAGGCGATTTGTGTCAGGCCATTTGTAGCATTCCTCAATTGGTATGTTCGGTTACCTGATGTTCTCATCTAACAAAATGATGCAGCCGAGTTGTGGTCGGCCCCCAGTTTGCGAATGTGAGTCAATCGCCCCAACCGGCTGATCATAGACGTTAGCCAGCAAGTGAATTGCTCATGTCCACGAAGACGCTCTTGATAATCTACATGCTCGCAGGGATCGCGGTTGGATCTGTCACAGAAGCCCACTTGCACAAGGAGGTTGGTTTCTCTTCCGTAGTGCAGTATTCCATCCTTGCAGTCGCGGTGCTTCTCGTCATTTGGAACTGCATCATGTATAAACAGGCATTCGCAACACCTGAAACCAGATTCGAACCTTTCGCGCCTAGCGAATCCGAGGCTTATTCTTCCGATGCACGACCGCTTCTCCGTGGATAGGCCATTACTCCGCAACGAGAACCTTTCATGACACGTTTCTTCGACCGAGTGATACGCAGGTTCCGGCCGTCGAAGCCCAGCGCCGCGCCGATCCTCGACAAGGCCGTCGAGAACGAAAAGGCTCGCGTGGTGTTCTGCGCCTTTGGCAAGCGCTCGTTTTCGGGGGCAGGCAAGGTGACTCCGAAGCGGTTCTTTCCGGTGTTCTGCAGCACGTTGAATGCGACGGGGTTCTCGACCTTTTTCGTCTCGACGCCAAGAGAGCTTGCGGCGGTCGCCAGAGAGGACTCCTGCCTCGTCCATATCTATAATGAAGAAATAGTCGAAAACGCCAAGATCTTTCGCCACGCGGTCCAAGAGGCCATGGGCGCCATGCATCGGGGCGTTGTGTTCAACGACATTGCGTTGGGCAACCTGATCTCGCGAAAGGATTTGACCAATATACATTTGGCGCAAGCCGGCATTGCCGTGCCCCGGCAACTGCAGTCCGCAGATGAAGCTGCGCGCGTGTTCAGCAATGCTGTCTCCAGCTCGGGAGCCGTGGTGTCCGAAGAATTCGAACCGTCCCGCTACAATACCGAGTTCATCGACACGCGGGTGGCCTACAAGGGGCGGGAATACTTTACGACGGTCCGCCTCCTCTGCGTGGGAGGAACTCTCCTGCATTGCAACATCGGCGCACGCCGCGCCACGGAGAGTCCCGCTGTGCACGGCGCGGACATACCGCTCGATCCGGACTTGGTCGAATACCTTTACGGACATCTCGTAGAACGCCGGCTGGAAGCCCTGATCGATCTCGCCGCGCGTCTGGGGCGTGCCCTGGGGCCCGGGTTTTTCGCTCATGATCTTGTGATCTGTTCGAAAACCGGCGTTCCTTATGTCTGTGAGGTTGGCGTCAAGTTCCACGCCAAAGCCTACGAAACACGTCTCCTGCCGATCGCCGATCGATTACCCTGTCAACGCCGAATCTTTGATGGAACCTATGAACTAGAGTCGGCCCAGGCCTTTCTGAAAGAGTACGCTCGCCAAGCTGAAGCGCTGCGTGCATGACCTGCTCTGACAGTTCGCGCATGAACGCGCAGCCGCCGATACGCGTTTAGCGGCTGCATGTGGGGGCTCACAAGACCACGACCGCACCCCTGCGCGTCCGCGGGCATCGGCAACAGCGGCAGTCGTCGTACCACCGCCCGCTGAGCGACGTTCCGCCGGGTTCCCGCAATGACCTCACAGTCCCTAGGAGGATCGGCCAGCGCCTGCTGTTTCGCGTCGGTGCGATGCAAAGGTACGCTCGGTCTCCTCCCCCGGCGCGCCGCCGTACGGTCGCTGGTGAGACCTGCCTCCCTGGAATCGACGACGGGCCTCCTCGTTCGTCTACCTTCGCAATATCTTGAACGTGTCGATTTGGCCGAATGAAGGAGCGTCGTGATAGCACGTTTCGGATCGGCGTGGCTGATTGCTGCAATCCGCAATTCGTGCTCGCTCTCGATCGTGCTGGCTTACGTGGCGGTCCCCAGTTCGCCCCGCGCCCGAAGCGCTCGAAGCGCTCGAAGCGCTCGAAGCGCTCGAAGCGCTCGAAGCGCTCGAAGCGCTCGAGCAGATCCGAGCCACGCCGGCAGATTCGAACCTTTCGCGGCTCGCGAATCCGGTGCTTATTCTTCGGATCCACCCCGCATTACTCTGCCGGTGCGCGAAGAACAAAGAAGTACCCGGTTGTTGCATCGTCCCGCGGAAAGAGACGAAACACGGCGCCCAGCAGCAGCAAAGGAAACAAACACGCCGCCAGCCGAACCTGACGTGGACTGCCAGTCACGAGCGGCCGCCGGCTGTTGCGGCTCACCTGTTCAAACTGATGAAAAAAATCGTCCAATCCGTGACTGGTAAATCGAAAATAATCATGCGGAGCATCATGAATCCCAAGTAAGAATGGTGTTGAGCCGATCAACACTCCACCCGGCTTAAGAACACGCAGAATCTCAGACACGCCCGGTCCGGCTGCGGAATGTGCTCGAGAACCACCAACATGAACACCCCAGCGAAAGTATGAGTTCCGCGGGACGTGTAATTTTGCCACTTTGAACGGCTTGCCTCATCGCTGGCGGACCATGACTCACCGCGTGAATTTTTTGCATCGGGATCCATCAACTCGAGTCTGGGGCCGGTACCATCTGGCAAAACGTTCAAATGGAGCGGCGAAAATTGAGGCCGAATGTTTGACAACCACTCAAAGTACGGCCAAAACGCCAGGTCCTCAGTGGATCAAAATTCGCATGAGTTATTTTGCCTCAAACAAGGTCCCAGTGCACTCTCGAAGTGTTTCTCGGCTATTATTGATATCTGATGCTGCCTGCTGGATCGGGTGGCGGTTACGACATTAGGACATTGCGATGCTTAATGCGACGACTTTTCACGCAAGCAAACATCTTGCGGATATCGATCTGGGACCAGTGCAGGAGTGTTGCCTCTTCTGTGACTCTACCGATCAGTTGAGTGTCATCAGCCGCCTTCAGAGAGATCCAGTGGTGGATTTAATGAAGTGCGCGTCCTGTGGTGTCTGTACCGCTTCGCGCATTCCGACTGTCGATGCGCTGAGGAATTATTACGGAGGCTATTACGAACAGGCCGGCAATGCTGAGGGAGGTCATTCAAAGGTTACCTTTCACAACACAATGCGGTTCGCCATCCACTTAGCGAAGGTGATTCGGCCGGTATTGGGAGAGGGGTCCTTAACCATTCTCGATTTCGGTGGTGGTGACGGCACAATTGCTAAGGAGATGGCGGAAGGCTTGATCAGCCCGGTACGTCCATCCGCTACAGTGACGGTGGTGGAATACCAGGATGAAGTCGTCGAAAGTTCCGAACACGTCACCATGCGACATGAATCCTCTTTGGATGCGGTCGATAAGCAGGTCGAATCCTTCGACATTATTATCGCCAGCGCCATCATCGAACACCTGCCCGAAGCCAAGGACGAAACCGAACGATTGCTTTGTTTGCTGAAGCCTGGCGGGGTACTTTACGTCCGAACCCCCTTCGTGGTCCCGATCATGCGGCTAATGAATTCTGTGGGACTCAAACTTGACTTCACGTTCCCCGGCCATCTTCACGATATGGGCCAAGGATTCTGGGAGGGCTATTTCTCACAGCTCAGTGCATCTGGACCTTATCGGATTGTCACTTCTCAGCCATCTATTGTTGAAACAACGTTCAGTGAACATCCTGCCCGGACGTTGTTTGCCTATTTGCTTAAATCCCCGTGGCTTATCCTGCGAAGCGCATATCCGTTTGTCGGGGGGTGGGAAATATTTGTGCAAAAGTCTTGAGGGGTATGGCCACCAACATCACCGTCCTCAACAGTGGCTCGTATGTTGTTTTCAGACTCTTCGTCATAGACTGTACTAAAGCCGCGTCTGCGGCACAGTTCCTTCGCCGAAACTCCAGCATGTACCCCCTCCAGCAACCCGATAACCTGCTCCTCGGCAGACCACTTCTTAATATCCGTCTCCTGCTTTGAACACGGACCCTACTCAGTTCAGGTTGGAACCGAAATCGGGGGGCTAGGTCAATATCTAGCCACTGTTTTTTTGCGGTGCATAGAAATGCCCTCTTGTCTCTGGGAGAAAAAAACGATGCAGAGAGAATTTCTTAAATATACATTTGCAATCGGCGAGTATAAACAGGTTTAATCAATGACTGACTTTTCTGCGAAAATAGCATAAACATGGCTGAAACTACGGTTGGTGTCGAAAAGCACTTCATGGACATGAAGACTTTCCTAACTGGTTCTTAGGGCCTCTTGCTTGTGTGAGACGTTTTATGCATGTGCTGATCTTCCCTAGCTGCAACGAACCTGGACTCGAAGTTATCGATGCACTGAGCTGTCATCCGCGAATTGAGGTTTGGGGTGGTTCGAGTTTTGACTTGTTGTCCGACCCGTCTCGTCTGCTGCTGGGTGAGCGACACCATGAGCTTCCCGCACTCAGCTCGGCCGGCTTTCGCGGCGAGATGAGGAAATTCTGCAAAGATCACAGCATCGACTTCGTTTTTCCCACAGTCGACGCTGTCGTGGCCGAGATGTCTGACTGGACCGAATCCTTCAAGCTAATCGGCCCAAGCCACGAGTTAGCCGAGCTAGTGCTGTCCAAGGCGCGTGTATACGACGCCGTCCGCGACGTCGTGCAAGTCCCGCGCACATTTAACCCGAAATCGATGGAGCTTCCCGCTTTTGCAAAGCCGGAGATTGGGAGCGGGTCTCTCGGGGCCGTGCGTCTTGACGATCTTGCGAGCATCGAGACGGCAGTCGCTGCCGGTCTGCTTGTGCAGGAGTACTTACCAGGGGACGAATTCACGGTGGACTGCATCAGTGGAGTCGATGGACGGCTGCTGGCTTGCAGTGTGCGTCAACGCTTGAACTATGGCGGCGGCATTGCGAAGGCAGCCACCTGTCTAGAACATTTGGAGATCGAACGCCACGTACAGGCAATCGCAGAGAGGCTTCCGCTTGCTGGTCCATGGTTTGCTCAGTTTCGCGAAGACGGAGAGGGCACACCGAGGCTCCTGGAGGTGAATGCGCGTGTAGGGGGCTCGTCCGGCGTAACGAGGCTGGCAGGCATCAACATTCCACTAATGGCGGTGCTCGCCTTTTCTGGATTGGAAATCGACTCACCACGACGAATGGCGAGCACCACAATTACGCGCCGTCTCGACCTAAATGGCGACGTCGATGACTTCGATTGGGTTGTTTGGGATCTCGATGATACTTTGGTGCATGCGGGCGAAGTGGTCGATCCCAAAATGGTCGCATGGCTGTACCGCTTCAATCAGGCAGGCAAGCTACAGTCGTTGGTTACGCGTAACGTCGATCCACGAACTGTGATCAGTCGAACCCGTCTTCCGGATTTTTTTGATCACATTGTTTCGACAACCGACAAGCTTGCGGCCATCCGGGCCCTGCTCTCCGAGCAGGGTGCAAGCGGCGAGCGCGTGATCATGATCAACGACTCCGGTGCTGAAAAGATTCTATTCAAGCGCGAACTTCCTGCAATCCGAACCATCGCTCCTGACGCAATCAATGTTTTGCGGAGTTGATCTCCAGGTTCCGCGCCTCCGTCGGCCCAACTGGTCTTAATGATGCTATCCAGAGGAACTAACGTCTACGAAAAAGATCTCATACAATCCCGGGGCTTCAACTACAGCTGCGTGGGCAGGCAGGGTATGCAAAGCGCACCGATTTGCACCCAAGCACCGATTTGCACCCAAGGGGTCATCCCGAACGCTCAGTTCTCATAAATCTGGATATTGCTGAAGCGGCTCTCGCCATTCTGTGCGCCGCGATCGTGGTCCATCACAAAAAACAGGTACTGCATGGCGCCCGTGTAAAACTGCCCCACCGGTATGGCGTCGTGCGTACTGCCTTCCCCCCCCGCCGTAGTCGCGTTAGTTTTGCCACCCCCAGTTCTGGGAGCCGTACACGTGGAAGGTAAACGCACTACCGGCAGTGATACTCAGATCATTATCAAAGCCAATGGAGTGAATTTCGCCCTGCGTCGCACTGCTGAAATCGAACTCGATGACCGTGTTTTCCCTGATCGTATAAGAGAAGGCGATCTGCTTCCACAGGTTGCCCGTCAGGTGCAAGGTGGCGCCGTCGTCCTCGATACTGAACGTGCCGGTGCCATCCTGTGAGCCCACATAGGAGCCAACAGTGAATTCATCGAAATCGATACCGCCGGAGGGGGGCGGGGCACAGCCACATCGATGGTAAAATCCTGGGTGTCGACACCAACCGCGTTCTCGGTCTGGATCTGCACCAGCTGGCCCTCTTCCTGCCCGCTGACCGGCGTCCGGGCCACCACACCCGCCGCACTGACGGTCATGCCCGCGGGGCCGGAGACCAGCGAGAAGCTGATGGGGGCTGTGCCACTGGCCTCGACGGTATTGTCGGCGTCGTAACGATCAGCTAGACGGCAAATTGGCAGCACTGCCAGAGACATGCACGGCACTATTCTGCCGTTGCGGAGAGAAGCCAAAGACACTGTAGGAGAAAGAAGTTCTGATGATCCGTGGCGCAAACAATCTTCCACTTCCAAAGGAGGGCACCGCTACCCGATCGTGCTTGGCGGCGCCTCCCACGTGAATTGCGGCGAAGGCTATGCCATTTACGCCAATGGCAAACTGCTCGCCGAATCAGCCGCCGGAGAAGCGGTCGAACTCATGAGCTCGTTAACCGACAAGCAGCACGGTCTGCAGCCCTTGATGTCGGCTACCGTCACCGTGGGTTCATTCTTCTCGCGCCCATTCAGCCGGGACCGGACAGGTTCCCGATCATTCTTCTTTTCCCCAAAGACGGCCCGGGTACCTGCTACTCGACGTGTCCGTCAAAGATACGTCTCAGAAGCAGCTCTTTGACGTCTCTCAACCGAATTGCGGCTCTCGGCCTTGTTTTTGGTTGACTGCCGCTCGCCAATAGAAGAATTCCCTCTGGAATATGATACGCGGTCGCCGATTTGACTGGGTAAATTTCAAATCCCGCCTCTTCCCAGGGAATCCTGGGGGATTCCTCCCCAAGTATAATCCAGCCACTATCGTGTTCCGCCTGGCTGGGACTTATATGAGTCAGGCTCAGGGTCTCACCCTGACTACAGGCGGTAAATACTTGCCTGCCCGTGCTGGTTCTGAGCTTTGAGATCACGGTCTCAATGGCTCCTCTGAAGCTTCGCTCTTTTATATCGATCACGATCTGCGGAATCATGGCGGAGCGAATTTCGTATGCGTGGCTGGGGATTTCTGCGAGCGTCAAAAGACGTTCCGGTTGACTCATGCGCATTTCCAGGCACTGTTCGTGTTCGGGAAATATTTGCTCTTGTCCCATGCTCGAGGCAATCGCAACAATCAACTCAGGATTCTCTTTGCGCCAATGCAAAACGTCCCGCAGGCAAGCTTCCAGAGACTCGACTGTACGGTCCGTCTCAATCTCGCCACCTGCTGTGAGCCCCCGGTTGATGAGCAGGTCCCAGTGCCGGTGCATTAGCCCGGCAAATGAATTCGTGAAATAGGTGCTGAAGTCTGGCGGGGACTTTGGATTGAAGATGCTCTTGAAATGCGCCCAGCCGAGATCGTTTATCTCGAAGGCTCCGGACTGTTCATTCAGCGTATTCCAGAACGTCTGCGTCAATTCCGAATCGTCCATGGCAGATAGCAGCAACCGGAGCGAGCGACCTGAAAGATTGCCAGATTCGTTCTGCTGGACCTGTTCCTGGCAGAAGCGAGTAAACGCTTCGAGCCGGTCGGGATAGCTTTTGTCCTGCGCGCCAAACGGGTCGGGGACAAAGAATCCGTTGGGCCCGGGGTCAATGGCCGGCCATGCACCCATGGACTGGAAGATGCCGATCGATTTTCCCCGGCCGCGGACAGCTTCCCAAAGGGGCTCCCCGTTGCAGGTCCCGAGCGGTTGTCCCAGGAACCTTGCGCCATGATCAGCGGGTTCAATTCCCCGATGCAGTGTCGGCCAGGTGATCCAGGGTGAGAGGCTGTTCTTGGGGTAATCGATTCGTGTCGTATAGGTCTCGGACTGAGATTCGATCTCGCGCCAAATAGGGGAATGGTGCGTCAGAACCTCGTCCCACATTCGCCATGGGATCTCATTGAATTCCAGTAGAAGCAGGGGACGGGTGATATAATCGCTCCTTTGACCTCGCTCATTGTTAGTGAAAGAGCTTGCGAACACACTCCGCGGTCCGTGCCAGGTGTTTTAAACCCGGAACACACATTGATCAGACTAAACCCGCACGGAACCAATGGCAAGGGCACGCAAATTACGGAAAGCACCATTGAATCGGACAAAACAGGCCCAGCAATTTCGGATTGCCTTCAGCAAATGGATTTGACGTTCGTCGGGAGTATTGTTTTCTTCTCACCTGACCTGGTGGATGCGGGGAGTACTCGTTTCGGCATCGCACGATCACCGAAGTGGTCCTTCGTTCAACAACCGCGCGCATATCTTGCATGAAAATTCCCTGTCCCTGATGTCTCCCCGGCCAAACTCCAGCAACGGCTAGGCTCGGAACACCAGGTCAGACCCTCGCACGCAATCCCGAAGGCTCGGGAAGCCTAGACAGCTGCGCGGGACTCAGCTACTTGCTTCGCTTATTGATCGGACCAAATTTAAAGGGGACCGTTGTGGTATCAGATCTGGCACAAGATAGGCTCTGGCCCCAGCGCTTGAATTTGCCCTGGTGTCATCTTTCGGAAGACCGCGCCATGTTGCTCAATCTGGACAGTGGCGAGTACTCCGAGCTCGGTGGCGCTGCGCCCTTTATCTGGATTTGCCTCAATGGCACATCCACGTTTGAAGGTGTTGTCCAACGGATGACGAGCCGCTTTGCCATTGATCACGACCGGGCAAAAAAGGACCTTGAACGGTAGTTTTCGAAAAATGAATCAATCACTCAAATGCATGCTGATTCTCGTCGCTGTTTTAAGCAGCTGGTTTTTTGATGGATCGACTATTGCTACAACAGCGGAAGACGCGAACCCCGAGGCGAACTCAGACGACCATGTCTACTACTACGGCGCGTTCAATCGATTTAAGCCTG
Coding sequences:
- a CDS encoding methyltransferase domain-containing protein gives rise to the protein MLNATTFHASKHLADIDLGPVQECCLFCDSTDQLSVISRLQRDPVVDLMKCASCGVCTASRIPTVDALRNYYGGYYEQAGNAEGGHSKVTFHNTMRFAIHLAKVIRPVLGEGSLTILDFGGGDGTIAKEMAEGLISPVRPSATVTVVEYQDEVVESSEHVTMRHESSLDAVDKQVESFDIIIASAIIEHLPEAKDETERLLCLLKPGGVLYVRTPFVVPIMRLMNSVGLKLDFTFPGHLHDMGQGFWEGYFSQLSASGPYRIVTSQPSIVETTFSEHPARTLFAYLLKSPWLILRSAYPFVGGWEIFVQKS
- a CDS encoding ATP-grasp domain-containing protein; amino-acid sequence: MHVLIFPSCNEPGLEVIDALSCHPRIEVWGGSSFDLLSDPSRLLLGERHHELPALSSAGFRGEMRKFCKDHSIDFVFPTVDAVVAEMSDWTESFKLIGPSHELAELVLSKARVYDAVRDVVQVPRTFNPKSMELPAFAKPEIGSGSLGAVRLDDLASIETAVAAGLLVQEYLPGDEFTVDCISGVDGRLLACSVRQRLNYGGGIAKAATCLEHLEIERHVQAIAERLPLAGPWFAQFREDGEGTPRLLEVNARVGGSSGVTRLAGINIPLMAVLAFSGLEIDSPRRMASTTITRRLDLNGDVDDFDWVVWDLDDTLVHAGEVVDPKMVAWLYRFNQAGKLQSLVTRNVDPRTVISRTRLPDFFDHIVSTTDKLAAIRALLSEQGASGERVIMINDSGAEKILFKRELPAIRTIAPDAINVLRS